In Acidisarcina polymorpha, the DNA window GCGAATTTATTTATGCCGCGCCGGCGGTAGTCGAGGCGCCTTCTTCTGCTATTCATTTGAGCGATCAGACTCATGATCTAATCGCCACGAGCTTTCAATTGCTTATAGAACATGCCAACAAGCACGACATTCAAGATCATTCTCCCCTGTTCCGCCATCGTCTTCCCCAAAAGCCTAAGCCGCCCGAGCTGGATGGTCGAACCATGCCTCTTGATTTTGTCAGGAGACCGAATGCCGTGGCACTACCTCGCGGCACTACCTAGGGATGGATCATCAGTGGCACGGGAAGAAGCTAAGGACAGAGAAACTTCGCAGACCTCGAATGAGGGTGTGTGGAGGGATGTAATTGGCGATCGCGAGGTTGATTACAGTTCCGGACCAGGAGTTCGAGCTGCCAACCGAAATTCAACAGCCGGCGGGATGCCAACGAAAGGTTGCTTCTTCCCATGGCATAACCGAAACCATGAATTAGAGAGGACGACGATGGCAGACACAATCTTTACCAGTGCGACCGGAGCACCGGTTGCCGACAACACAAACTCACTCACCGCAGGTCCCCGCGGGCCTGTCCTATTGCAGGATATTTGGCTGATCGAGAAGCTCGCTCATTTTGACCGCGAGGTCATCCCGGAACGCAGAATGCACGCGAAGGGGTGGGGCGCCTACGGTACCTTCACCACGACCCACGACATTACCAAGTACACGAAAGCAAAGATATTTTCCGAGATCGGCAAGCAAACTCCTCTCTTTTTGCGTTTTTCGAGCGTAGCCGGCGAACGCGGCGCGGCCGATGCAGAACGCGATATTCGCGGGTTTGCAATAAAGTTTTATACCGAAGAAGGAAACTGGGACATTGTGGGTAACAACACCCCCGTTTTCTTCTTTCGAGACCCGTTACGCTTCCCGGATCTGAACCACGCGATTAAGCGTGATCCCAGGACCGGTCTCCGCAGCCCGCAAAACAACTGGGACTTCTGGACCAGTCTTCCCGAAGCCATCCATCAAGTGACGATTGTCATGTCAGAACGAGGCATACCGAAGAGCTTCCGACACATCACGGATTCGGCAGCCATACATTCTCGATGATCAACGCTCACAATGAACGAGTTTGGGTGAAGTTTCATTTCCGCACACAACAGGGGATTGAGAATCTCGCTGATGCTGAGGCCGCAGCGCTGGTAGCGGGAGACCGGTAGACGCATGGACGTGATCTTCTCAACGCGATCGATAGCGGGGATTTCCCTCGTTGGACGCTGTATATCCAGGTCATGACAGAAGACCGGGCAAAGCAACATAAGCATAATCCGTTCGATTTAACGAAGGTTTGGCCAAAATCCGATTACCCACTAATTGAAGTTGGAGTTCTCGAACTGAACCGCTATCCTGAAAACTATTTTGCAGAAGTCGAGCAAGCTGCGTTTTCCCCCGCGAATGTTGTTCCTGGCATTGGCTTCTCGCCGGATCGGATGCTTCAGGCGCGCTTATTCTCCTACGGGGACACGCAACGTTACAGGCTGGGCGTCAACTTCACCACATCCCTGTCAATTCAGCGAAAGGATGCCCATTCCATCAGACGTTTCACCGGGACGGCGCCATGCGAACCGACGGTAACCTCGGCGGGACCATCAGCTACAACCCGAATTCGTATGGGACATGGGACAATCAACCGAAGTATGCTGATCCTGCGCTCGAGCTACATGGCGATGCTGATCATTGGGACCATTACTTGGACGATGATCACTATGAGAAACCTGGCAACCTCTTCCGCAAGATGACTCCGGCTCAACAGCAGGTTCTCTTCGAAAACACCACCCGTGCGATTTCAGGAGCTTCAGAGGAAGTACTTCTTCGCCATATGAAGAACTGCACAAAGGCTGATTCGGCTCATGGAGAAGGGGTATCGCGCGCACTTGGACTCAATGTCACGACCCAAGTCTGATTCTCATTCTCATCATCGGACCATCAGTCCGAAGGTCGTATGTTCGATGGAAGCTGTTTCTGGCATAGGATCCCATCCCTCGCTTGTGTGTAGTGCAAAAGAGTTGGCCGCAAACGCCACTAGACAGTCTTCCGTTCGATTTGCTCCGGACTCGGTGTTTTGAATGCATTCTTGAGATCGAGCCGGGAGCTATATCGCGCTAAGGGATAATCGGAAGCAGAAGGTGCTCTCTCTTTATTCCGCAAGTGCTCTTATCGCATTCAAGAACAAAGAGGCGACCGTGGATTGAAGGAGATTGGCAAACGTTATGACGGAAAGTATGCCATCCTATTCTCTTGGCGATTCCGGCCCTTTACGCAGCCGGTCAGACGTGTCTCACGAGCAATGTATTTGGCCACGTAGCTCTCCTAGGGCTTGACGACTAGCGAAAACCCAATCCTCCCCGCCGCATAAGGTGTGGTCACACGCTATTCTCAATAAAGCGGCAACCCCATCCGCAGGAAACGGAAGAGAGCGTCTCGGGCCGCGGGTCTTCGTTTCTCCGACGGTTTGGTCGACGATCGATCTGACAATTCGTACAAGACCGCGCTAGAAATCGAGTTTGCTTCTGATCCCATCCAACTTCCTAACGCGTACTGCCGGTCGAGAAAGGAGGCACTTGTCGCATCTGAACCGGGAGGCGCAGATAGGTAAGTTTGACTCGGACCTTCCACGGATGTGAGATTTGGTAAAACAAAAGCCTACTGTTGCCGTCCGTTGAAACATCTCAGGATTACTGCCACCTCCCCTGGAGCCGCGACCGTCTCTGGGGTCGCTAAGGTGAAAGTGCGTCTCCTGCTCGACGTGCATTAGCTCTGCTGCCAGACCCTCTATGCCCCCTCGGACGAGTGGAAGCGTGTTTGCGCTTCATCGGATTACCTCATTCATATCTGTCCCTTGCAGTTGGGATGATCGGCCTATCCCTCTTTCGAGTTCTCAAACCTCTTATGGTTTGGAACACCCCTCTACGTCATTGAACCGGGCACATTGGACGCCTCACACCAAACCGCATTACGAGCGACAGGTCACGCTTCATCAGGGCTATGCGGCCACTTACATCTCCGAGCATGGCAATCCTGTCGGTCAAATCATCGATCGATACCCTCACGCGCGTTTCCGCACCGCCGGTCGTCAGAGCTACTATCTTCATTTGATCCTTGGTGCCGTCAGAGGAATTCAGTCGGCCCGACGCAATCCACTCGGCCTTGAGTTGTTCCAGGCGACTTCCATGACTTGCAGTTGGCCCTGGGGGGACAAGCTGAAGGTATTGGAGTACGACAGGAGGGTAGAACGTGTTGAGGGACGGCGGGCGGTCGAAGAGCGGTGCAAGCATGTTGGTCTCGTCCGATACGCGTCCCTCTGGACCACGTTGTTTTCGGACAGCCAAGTAGGCAAGGACCGTTGACGCGATGCCTGACCCTATTCCAATTCCATCTCCGACGTTATTGACCTTGGCTCCCAGTGTCGTAAACTGGGTCGCACTTACCGCCGCTCCGGTGCCAGAACCGGTGATCAATGCGGCCGCGTTCAGTCTGGCCACTGTCTTGTCTCGACTGGCTTTCAGTGATGTCTGCAGATTTGACAGTGTGCCGCGCTCGTTCGCGATCACACCCATTGCGCTATCGACATCCAGGCTCGCAGCTTGAACAGATTCCAACACAAGCTGGCGAAGTGTCAGCGCCTCAAGCGATCCTGCCGTCGTTCCGCAGTTTTCCCCGTCTTGAAGTGATTGCAAGCGCTTTATGGTGGGAGTTAACCCGAGAAGATCAGAAACCTGCTCGATTTGCCGTTGCGAAAGATCCGACGTACGGAGCTCCTTCGTAGCGGAGTCATCTTGAGCGGGTGCGGCGCCGCTGTATAGGAGACAAGCGCAAAGAAAGAACTGCATGCGTCCTCTCATCATCTTCTTCATGCCTCTCGGCTCCTTTCAGCCCCTTTGATGATTGGCTAGCTCATGGCTCGCGGAGCAGTTGCGTGTCCGTCCCCACCGGCCACACTTCTGGTAAGAGTGCGCCCTCGCTCGCGTAGTTATCGAGAACGGCCCACTCCTGTTCTTGCACACGGAGAAGTCAGTAGCGCACAGCAGGAATCGCCTTTATCCCGCGGCACACCTCTTTTCGCTCATGAAGGAGTTGTGCTTCAAGATCCTCCATTGGATCCCTCAAACGATTGACTGTAATCGCATCAGTAAAGCCGTGATTAAGGAGATGCCTCAAGGGCGCGTACCTCCTCCAGACGTTCAAGCCTTTGCTCCTCCGAAGCGGCGAGTGGCACTTGCTGCTGTTGCTCTTCACTCATTGTTGAGGCTCCTTTCGTTCGCACTTCGGGGAAGGTCCGTTCAACGCTTGTGAGAGGCCACTTCCATCATCGCTACATCTTCGAGGCTCTCAAGACGCCCAAGGTCGTTCTTGCAGGGAGCGTTGGGGTTCTTCTACGGGAATCGCGCGTCAAGCGATTCGGCGCTCTCTAGTAGCACTTGCGGGCGCCACAGCTTTCGACGGGCTTCTGTTGAACGACCGAGACTCAGCATTGCACTGCTGCGGCTGCCAGCACCGTTCCGCATGAGGCCCATGATCTTTGCGTGGGCCCGATGTGAAGAAACGTCTGCTATCTGTCCAGCGAACGCATCGCACCGCTGATAACGTCGGTGACATGTTCCGGTTTAGATAGCATGATTACGTGGCAGGAATCAGCCACGCTCGTCACCGCGTGCATCCGTTGCGACTCGAACTCTTCCAACTTCGGTTGAATGATGCGATCACGCTTCGCGATGATGAACCAGGACGGTTTCGTTCTCCATGCTGCCGTAGTGATGGGCGTATCCAGGGCCGTTGCAGTGATCGGCCCTTGTGTCGCGATAAGCGTTGTCTTCTCTCTTACGGGGAGGTCTTCTGCAAAATCTGACAGGATGCCTTCCGGAAGAAGCTTAAGGTATCCCTCGGCATCAGGAGCAATCAGATGATCCGCCACCACCGGGGAGGGCGGATAAAGAGCATTCAGCGTCATCGTAGATTCACCCGCATCAGGCGCGAACGCGGCCACATACACCAAACCGATCACGTTGGGATCATTACCCGCCTCAGTAATGACGGCCCCTCCGTAGGAATGGCCAACCAGAATCACGGGTGACGGGGCAATCGCAATCGCTCGTTGCACCGTGGCAACATCGTTCGCCAGAGATGAGAGCGGAAGCTGAACTGCTACTACGTTTATTCCTCTCGCTTCAAGGCGCGGGATGACTTCCTTCCAACTGGAGCCGTCAGCCCATGCTCCGTGAACGAGGATCACGGTGCCAACCTTGCCACCTCTATAACCCTGCGCATAGGCGAAGTTTGCGATGCATATGAGTATCGCGACGCTGATTGCAATGAGCCTTCCTACAGCAGGTAACTTAAGGGCTTTCATAGTATCTCCTCGACTGGGTGACGTGGTTTCGGGCATGCTACATGCAGGTCACGGAACACATGTCGCTAGAGGGTTTCTGCAGTACCTGTGATACTCGAATCGATAGTTGCCATTTGTTCTGACGCAATTCAGAGGCAATGTAGAATGTCGAAATCTATCAAGTATGTGCCAGTTGCTCGCAACCATCGCGCTTATAAGCACCCGCAGTTGGTGTTGGAGAGGAGCCTGACTGCCAACGATCAACAACAGAGGTGGCGTCGAGTTGATACGCTACTTGACCAGTCGATCCCCGAACAGCGTTACTCTCTATCTGCCAGAGGGTGCCCGGAGAGACCAAGACCTGCGTTCTGTCTCGTCGACCCAGTTCTCGAGGACGCTTGTTGTCGCCACATCTCCGGCGTCATCAGTGAGAGCATAGATCGCTTTCATGCTCAGAGCGAGAGCTTTATAGTCTTCAAACAATTCGCTCAGCATGTCTTGCGGAGTCACAAAGTCCGCATCGTTATCTTTGAGACGCCGCAACCGGCTCATCTGTCTGACGGAGCGATGGGTAATACCTCCGATCTTCCGCACGTGTTCGGCGATATCTCTGTCATTGCGAAGATCTGTTCCCCTGCTCGTCTGCCGGGAATAGTTGCCGAGCTTCCGCAGCAGGAGAGAAGCTGTCACGGTGCCCTGCTTGATCGAAGTAGCGAGGCGGGGAATCTCGTTCCAATGCGTGCGGATCGTTTTGAGATCGAGTGCGGCTCCTATCGTAGGCTTGAGTGTCTCGTGTTTGGTTGTCCCTTTCGGGACGTACAGTTTCGTGTTGCCCAGATCGCGAATGCGCGGGGCAAAGCGGAACTCCAGCAGGTGCATGAGAGAGCTTAGCGGCCTTCATGAGCATGCGCAACTAAGTGAGACGGTAAATAAAACCGTCGTTTGGAGCGCGGAACTACCCTGTAATTGAGGCATTTTCACGACCCATAAGGCGATTTATGGTCGCAACGAGCGCGCGCGGACCGGCGAAGGTATAGAAGACTTCCTCAGCCGTTCCGTCCAGCGATTGGAAAGCTGCCGCCGTCAACAGCAGCATCTTCATCGTTGGCCGTAACTGATGGGCCGTAGCGAGGACCGTCGCCTGCTGCTCCTTGGAGAGCGTGTGACACAGAATGGTAAGGTTTATATGCCTCGAACGCAGGATCCGGTCGGCGTCCGCGAGTTCCATTACGGGATAAACCTCATAGCCTGCCTTTTCCAACATCCAACTGCGCGTTTCAAGCAACGGCGGGTCAAGTCCGTAAATCAGGACCTTTGTGGGCGCGCTGGTCTCGAAGGCGTTTGGCATGGCAAAGTAGGATAAAAAGCCCGTAAATGCAATGTCGGATGGCCGACATGAAGCATCCGAATGAAAGTTGGGTATATACGAACCTACCCATCCTAGTCAGGCGTGACCTGCTACCGTTACCCGGACGGCAGTCCTTTGCTCCGATGTGATTCGGAACTAGGCGGTTGCAGTTGATTGGCTTTCCTTCACGTAATTCGCAAGATTTGTAAAATCTCCCGCTGCTTTTTGCAAGTCGATCTCACGCGAGGAGCTCTCATTACGAATCTACTCATTAAAGTTACGAGGCGTAGCGTTAGGATGTTGCCTTGGCCGAAAACTTGGCCTTCCGGGAAGGTTGTGATTGTTACGGGAGCCGCTAGCGGCATCGGCCTGGCGACGACACAGTTGTTCCTTGCTGAGGGAGCCCACTTAGTTGCAGAGGATATCCATCCTGAAATCGACAAACATTTCGAACAGAACGCCTGGTGGTCGCGGTTGCCTCTTCTTTGGGCATGACACCCTCCGAGTGCTTACGATGCCTAAATGCACCCAGCGGTCAGTCGTTTGGTTCCGATGATGCTGCCGTAATTGCGCTCTCGATCACTTCATGAATGCAGATGGCGGTATCGGGAACAAGGAGAGGGGTATGACCGTACACCAGCTGTAGATGTGACGCTCGCTGCATCGCCTGTGCGGAGTCGGAAGATCCGACCTTTGGGTCTCTGCTCGACCTGCTACACGCTCAAGGGTCAAGATGAGGAGCACTTCGGCGGCTCAGGGGACGTGACTTCAGAATCGATCATCGATCAGGCATCTAGTGCAAGCGAGGCGGCTCGAGGCCTGTGTCAGGCGTCAGCGATCGGGTTCACCGGTGAGAGCACTCCAGCGGGATGTCTACTGGCGGTTCGGCCGTCAGCTGCTCTGCTGCCGCGGAGGTCCAGAAAGCACTGCGCGGCATACGGCTCAACATCTAGAGGAGTCTTCAAAGGAAGATTGTTGCCGACTCATCAGTGAATAAGCTGACGCCGAAGATCGATGCAGAGGCCCTAGCAGGTTACGTCATGGCCGTTGTCCAAGGGATGTCACGTTAGCCCGGGAGGTGCCACCAGGACGAAACTCTTGTCTGTTGCATTGGAAGCGATGCTGGCAAGGCCAACTGCAAGCTAGTACTTTCAGACGTTTACCCGTATGCGAGTGCGTGCCGCCGTCCGCTCCGTCCCAGACAGTTAAGCAGGACTTGTTGACCTTCATTCCCCTGCATAATAGTTTCCTATGATGTGGGGGGCAAATACCCGGATGCAGTCGATCAGTTGCCCTTTGCGTAAATCGCAAGATTTGAACAATATTCCGCTGCTTTTGGCAAGCCGATCACGGGCCAAAGACTGTTGTCACGAATCTATAGCTGGATGTGTGGTGCTGTGAAACCATTGCTAAGCGAGCATGCGAACGTCGAATTCGATTGCAACGCCGAACGGTCGTGGCTCACACTTGCCGCGATCATTCTGCCTGCAGCGTTCTTGACTCAGTTCGACCGGCAAGCCATGGTCGTCTTGGCTCCAATGATGCAGGCGGAATTCCACCTCGATCTTGTCTCAATCACTCAAGTTCTTTCGGCGATGGCGCTATGCTACGCCATCTGCCAAATTCCGAGCGCTTGGCTTGCAGCCCGCCTCGGAGCTGCCCTCACGATCGGGTTTTGCGTGATCGCCTGGTCCATGGCAGTATTTTCAACCGCGTTTGCAGTCGGCCCCGTGAGTTTGGGGGTGCTTAGAGGGGCATTGGGGGCCGCCCAAGCACCGGATTGGGTTGCGAGTATCATGCTACTTAAGACCGACGTGCCGATACGGTTTCGTTCGCGTGGCTCAGCGGCTCTGTTCGGCGCCGGGTATTTGGGTAAACTCTTGAGTGGACCGATTGCGACTCAGGTGGCGATTCGGCACGGCTGGCGCTTTCCTCTTCTAGCATTTGGCGGGACCGGTATCATACTCGGTGCCATCATGGTTCTGGCAGTGAAGCGATCTCGTCACGCTTTTACCCGCGCACTACCGAGCCAAGTGATCCCAATGCGAACGCTGTTCGTTAACTTCAAACAGCTTCAATTCCATCTTCTGGCCGCAGCGTATTTCTTTTTCTCCGGCGTGCAGAGCTTCGTCGTCGTTATGCTTCCACTCTACCTTAGAAGTCAGCGCCACAGCTCCATGGCCGAGATCGGCTGGATAACCACCGGACCGTACCTTGCGCTCTGCTTTGCCTTGTTTACCGCGGGTATCCTTTCAGACGCCGTCTATCAGAGAACTGGATCCTTATTCGCCGCGCGTGTGCCGCTCGGGATACTGGCGTCCGTCGGGAGCGGGATCTGCTTCGCCATCGGAATCTCGATGCATCGCACTTCCGCACTAGTCGGCTGTTTATGCGGAGGCATGGTGTTCGTCGGAATCGGACAGGTGGTCTTGTGGGCCATTATCCAGGATGCAACCGCAGATACAAGTGGCTACCTGGCGGCTTGGATTCAAGTATTCGTGTGGCTGGGCTTGTGGCTTGGTCCGGTGATGATAGCGAAGTTAGTTGAAGTGAACAGTGGTCACTGGGCGAGTATCCGTTTTGTTTTGCTAGCCCTCAGCGCAGCTGCGGCAGCCTGTCTGTTCGTCGCTCAGCGGAGGATCTACTCCGCGGTGCTTCAGGGTTCTATGAGGAGCTCAGAATGAACCTGCAGCCCCAAGTAAAGTGGGAGGTATCGGCAGACTCACAGTTGAGAGACAATCAACCCGTTGACGGAACACCACCTGGTATAAATGCGGTGCGAGTCGAAACGATAAAAGAAATTGCGTTCACGTTCGGCCCGTTTCGGCTGATCCCCAGTCGGCAGCTTCTGATTAGAGGGAGATCTCCGGTAAAGCTTGGCGCAAGAGCGCTCGACGTCTTGCATCTACTGCTAACGCGAACGGGAGAGGAGGTAAGCAAAGACGCCCTTATCGAATTTGCTTGGCCGAATGTTTTTGTCGATCAGGCAAATCTGAAGGTCCACATCAGCGGTCTGAGGCGAGCTTTAGAAGACACTTTTCCAAACCCGACATACATAGCCACCATACCGGGTCGCGGATACCAATTTGTCGCCCCAGTTCAGAAGGAGCTTATTGACCAAGAGCATTACACATCAATTGATCAGCAGGCCGCCTCCGGCTTCCCTGTCCCCTCGACTCTGGTTGGTCGTCAACGCGATCTCCA includes these proteins:
- a CDS encoding ferritin-like domain-containing protein, with protein sequence MSRLRRLKDNDADFVTPQDMLSELFEDYKALALSMKAIYALTDDAGDVATTSVLENWVDETERRSWSLRAPSGR
- a CDS encoding MFS transporter, producing the protein MKPLLSEHANVEFDCNAERSWLTLAAIILPAAFLTQFDRQAMVVLAPMMQAEFHLDLVSITQVLSAMALCYAICQIPSAWLAARLGAALTIGFCVIAWSMAVFSTAFAVGPVSLGVLRGALGAAQAPDWVASIMLLKTDVPIRFRSRGSAALFGAGYLGKLLSGPIATQVAIRHGWRFPLLAFGGTGIILGAIMVLAVKRSRHAFTRALPSQVIPMRTLFVNFKQLQFHLLAAAYFFFSGVQSFVVVMLPLYLRSQRHSSMAEIGWITTGPYLALCFALFTAGILSDAVYQRTGSLFAARVPLGILASVGSGICFAIGISMHRTSALVGCLCGGMVFVGIGQVVLWAIIQDATADTSGYLAAWIQVFVWLGLWLGPVMIAKLVEVNSGHWASIRFVLLALSAAAAACLFVAQRRIYSAVLQGSMRSSE
- a CDS encoding alpha/beta hydrolase, whose protein sequence is MKALKLPAVGRLIAISVAILICIANFAYAQGYRGGKVGTVILVHGAWADGSSWKEVIPRLEARGINVVAVQLPLSSLANDVATVQRAIAIAPSPVILVGHSYGGAVITEAGNDPNVIGLVYVAAFAPDAGESTMTLNALYPPSPVVADHLIAPDAEGYLKLLPEGILSDFAEDLPVREKTTLIATQGPITATALDTPITTAAWRTKPSWFIIAKRDRIIQPKLEEFESQRMHAVTSVADSCHVIMLSKPEHVTDVISGAMRSLDR
- a CDS encoding SDR family NAD(P)-dependent oxidoreductase translates to MLPWPKTWPSGKVVIVTGAASGIGLATTQLFLAEGAHLVAEDIHPEIDKHFEQNAWWSRLPLLWA